In Chitinivibrionales bacterium, the following proteins share a genomic window:
- a CDS encoding helix-turn-helix domain-containing protein: MQPSPRKNRSIRVKLPNHAQGTDGKVFRKLASLVAVFLAVFSVFVSADTTDIDKEKTDSLSNQAALSSDDSLVQIAQNDSFLAALSDTDLLIDTSESLSQSDSLDTTLIDSSITDTLSPDTATDTSVVEGALKQFLPDSSEKDTPAVNAASTSESMKEPKEKASVIKRLLIRLKIWGLLRWIYRHVLHFLVLLISGGVIWLTISFYLRNRQSKLFVSHTRLSIMDKEIRKACQYIEDNYDDPDLSIQKICDDLVTGEAFLEALFDRDLGMGVDDFIGQVRVNRAKIILSRTPEISTAELASRVGITKENDFYNLFKSITGNEFSEYRNNLQSIS; encoded by the coding sequence TTGCAGCCGTCTCCACGCAAAAATCGAAGCATTAGGGTCAAACTACCGAATCATGCTCAGGGAACAGATGGGAAGGTATTCCGAAAACTAGCATCCCTGGTAGCGGTTTTTCTGGCAGTTTTTTCTGTATTTGTTTCCGCCGATACGACGGATATCGATAAGGAAAAAACTGATTCTCTTTCCAATCAAGCCGCGCTGAGTAGTGATGACAGCTTGGTACAAATCGCTCAAAACGATTCGTTTCTCGCCGCGCTTTCCGATACGGATTTGCTTATCGATACCAGCGAAAGTCTTTCCCAGTCAGATTCTCTTGATACCACACTGATTGATTCATCCATAACCGATACGCTGTCGCCGGATACTGCAACCGATACATCGGTTGTGGAGGGCGCCCTGAAGCAGTTTCTTCCGGATTCTTCTGAAAAGGATACCCCTGCCGTGAATGCTGCTTCGACATCCGAAAGTATGAAGGAACCGAAAGAAAAGGCCTCCGTTATCAAAAGGCTCTTGATTCGCCTCAAAATCTGGGGGCTTTTACGGTGGATATACCGGCACGTTCTCCATTTCCTGGTTTTACTGATTTCCGGTGGAGTCATCTGGCTGACCATCTCTTTTTACCTGCGGAATCGCCAGTCGAAGCTTTTTGTGAGTCATACACGATTGTCGATAATGGATAAGGAAATCAGGAAAGCCTGCCAATATATCGAAGACAACTATGATGACCCTGACTTGTCGATTCAGAAGATCTGTGATGATCTGGTTACCGGTGAGGCATTTCTTGAAGCGTTGTTTGATAGAGACCTCGGTATGGGAGTAGACGATTTCATCGGACAGGTAAGAGTAAACAGAGCAAAGATCATACTTTCCAGAACACCCGAAATTTCGACAGCGGAGTTGGCATCCCGGGTCGGCATAACAAAGGAAAATGATTTCTATAATCTGTTTAAAAGTATTACCGGAAATGAGTTTTCCGAATATCGCAATAATTTACAAAGCATATCATGA
- the folK gene encoding 2-amino-4-hydroxy-6-hydroxymethyldihydropteridine diphosphokinase: protein MSENQVFLSCGGNIDDRGKYIDKMIARLSRLLLPPVSQSRIMETEPVGVSGDQKWYFNVILGGKYTNTLRDLLQQCRNIEIALGRKTKGDKKPRTADIDILLFDGVKIDQEDLVVPHPGIVSRRFCLEGLYEIASDFYVPGANKSVAQLYASMDAKVRTQKIRFID from the coding sequence ATGAGCGAAAATCAGGTTTTTTTGAGTTGTGGCGGCAATATCGATGATCGGGGAAAGTATATTGATAAAATGATTGCCCGGCTTTCCAGATTGCTTCTTCCGCCGGTATCGCAGTCCCGTATCATGGAAACGGAGCCGGTTGGTGTATCGGGAGATCAAAAATGGTATTTTAATGTAATACTTGGCGGAAAGTATACAAATACCCTCCGGGATCTGCTGCAGCAATGCAGGAATATCGAAATCGCTTTGGGTAGAAAAACGAAAGGTGACAAAAAACCACGTACTGCAGATATCGACATTTTGCTTTTTGATGGGGTAAAAATTGATCAGGAAGACTTGGTTGTTCCTCATCCCGGCATAGTCAGCCGAAGATTTTGTCTTGAAGGACTCTATGAGATTGCATCGGATTTTTATGTCCCCGGAGCAAATAAATCTGTAGCACAACTGTATGCATCCATGGATGCGAAGGTGCGGACCCAGAAAATCCGTTTTATTGATTAA